The Pirellulales bacterium genomic sequence GCTGCCATCGTCGACCAGCACCATCTCGACGGGCAGGCCGGTGCCGCGCACGCGGCGCACCACTTCTTCGATAGTGTGCAGTTCGTTGTAAATGGGAATCACCACCGAAAGCACAAAGCCCGTCGGCAGTTCGTAGATGCCAAGCTGGCGACAAACTCGCGCACCGAGAAACTTGCGGATTCTCTCGTAGTCGGGGCCGAACTCGTCGCTGATGGTCTGCGGCGCCGGATCTTCAGCAATGGCCCACACCTGCTGGCCTTGGCTGCTATCGGCGTAGGCGGGCAGGTCAGTCGCGCGACGTGGCGTCGATGAATTCATAGTTGATTATCTATGTGAAGTGAAACTGGCAGCGCATCTAGAAGATTGTAAATGGGGGCTACGGGGGTGTAAACTAACGACATTCGAGAATCGACTGGCAGCCGACATTGGTGCCGCGAACGACCACTAAAAGCCCTTGGCGATGGCCGCATCTGTCCGCATGTTTTGGTTCCAAAGGTGCGATTGAGC encodes the following:
- a CDS encoding glycosyltransferase is translated as MNSSTPRRATDLPAYADSSQGQQVWAIAEDPAPQTISDEFGPDYERIRKFLGARVCRQLGIYELPTGFVLSVVIPIYNELHTIEEVVRRVRGTGLPVEMVLVDDGS